aacaaGAACTTCTAGTTGCAGTAGATTTGAGTGCTATATAAAGAAATCAAATATGCTCCTTTTGATCTTTTTCCAGTTAcaataagtttttaaaacagattttaaaggtTTATGTATTTACATTCAATATACTCAAACATTTATGTGCTTTAATTCTGCCAACCTAGTTAATACTTTAACTCAGCTCATATAGGTATTTTCAACATGTCATTCaagtcagcagaaaaaaatgaagataaacCAGTCTCACTCAGGGAAGTCATACTATCAgcaaaaatgtgctttaagaGTAAGCATTAAGTAAAGCCAAATAATTGCAGCAGACAGCTTGTATGAGTTATCTGCACTGAAGTTTTGAAATGCATTCACTACTTAGAATCTCAAGTTCAAATCCCTTCAAAACAACAAGACACTAATTCAGTCTATCAAGCTTGTTGTTTTACCGTCTTAGAATCTAACACTCTTTGGGATAAGAATTATTTTAGATAGCCATGATCTCCCttaaattaagattttaaaatactacagTGTTTCATTCATGCAACAAACCTTGAGATCCTTTTTGACAGATGTGCAATATATCTAAACTTCATCCACTCAGGTCTTCCAATTTAGCAGTCACACAGAGGGAACTAAAGTCAAGCAGCAGTTCAACAGTTCTGAACTGGAAAGCAGTGATTGCGCATCCACAGCATTTTGGGAAAAACGTGTTGGGGAGAAGGCTAACAAGCAGAAAGTACCAGATACTCGCCCTGCTACTGCCCTCTCTGCCCAAGACACACAAGCTCCATTCAGCTCCATTCTTTAAGATAGGGCTTGAAAGCAATTGCTAGAAGATTTGATTTCCCCCCACATTAGTAGAAGACAAGATGTCCAAACAATTATGAAAGAGGGATACACGATCTTAAAATTTCAAGAACAACTGAAATTCATGGCAACTGTGAGTTGAGTTCTTATATACATATAATGCTAGGAACCCACCAGATTTCTCAGCTgagtttcaaaggaaaaaagtaacactAGCTAGtgtaacatttaaaatcatACCAGAGGTGCACAGAACAGCCAGAAGTACAAACtatcattttcttcttcctgcacATGGCCCACAAACAATACTTAGTCCTATATAGTACCATAAGCAACacccaaaaatgaaaaataattttactgatTAGCATGAAGCTACCATTCAATTTCTTTATATAAACCacttacataattttaaaaagtgatgaaAACAGACCTAGACAATCACCCCTTTCTCAGTTTCTTAATCGATCTCTGCAAATCATCAAGGAATATgtgtaaggaaaaatattacttccTTTTTCTTGGTTCAATGCATTTAATTAAATAGCATCTGGCAAAATCTCTAAGTTTAACATACAGTTCAATACGCTATGCAAAGGAAATCTGTCACAAAACAAATAGTACTAGTAGATTATCTGATTTTACCTTGCCTCATCAGCATTAGCTGATGCTCATGTCTAGCTGCTTCCATTTCTGCCTCTAGTTTTTCTTTGGCTTCTCTAATGTTCCTGTCAACCTGTTCACGCTGTTGCTTTTCCATCTCATCAAGAGCCTTCCACCGTGAAGCATACTCAAACTCAAATGTTCCAGGCTGAGCAAAACGTGGAGGCTGTTCTCTTTCCCTAATAAAAATTTTGCAGTTAAAATGTACATAAGGACACATTTAGATTAACAGCTGCAACAGCCAAGAAATTTACAGTCATTTCAAGTGTAGATCTGACTTTAAATCAACCTGTCAGATGACTACACTCTAAACCAAAGCTTAATTCAGCTGTTAAGACAAGTAATATGATCAGTGAAATTGCCCAAATAAAGTCTGTTCAATTTACATACTTTTAAGGTAAAAATTCATATTTACATCAGTACAAAATACTAAGCTGCAACACTAGATTAACTGGGATCAACCTTCTAAAGCAAGCACTCAATTCATAAAACgagttatttaaataaatattgaagCTTACTAGACAGCTCAAAATATTAGCCAGAATATCTAAACATTAAAGGTGCCAACATTGTACTTCACATTCTAATATTGTAACTAACagcaacacatttttaaaaagtggtatTCTACAGCCTTACCAGAATAAGCATTTTAGCTTCAAACAACATGATCTCAAAATGGCAATCAAATTTCAATAAGAAACATTAATATTATCAGAATGGGTGACGACTTTTTTACCTCACAATTAAGACTCACTTTCTCAGGTCATGCTCAAAGTTTTCTCTGAACCATGGAAGCTGCAAAGATGCACACCCTGCTAACTTTACAAACAGTTACGGGGCTGTTCAGAGAATAAAAAATCTGGGCGTATAGGGATCTCTGCAGGATTAGACCACACCCCTAAACCATAAAAGACTATAGCTTAGCTGGCAACAAGCTCCAATTGATTTCAGTGTAGGCCAGGAATTTAGTTACTGTAGTAAATGCGCAGAACATTAAACCAACAAGTCAAGTCTGAATTTTACTATAATTAGGAAACCTTGGCACTAAACAGCACAACGTACAAAACACTATTTCCTGTTACAcaaactcaaaaataaaaattagtatgTATTTACCAAGCTAAGGAATATAAATcatgttttataaaataaagctaaacACAACTTACTTGTGATACTGTTGAGTTTTTTGCATTAGCTTCTCTGGGAGCCCATCTTCATCATCAAATTGCTCCATTGGTTCCACAACAACAGGTCGAGGTGTTCTGGAAGAGTTTCAGTTGAATAATTGAATCATAAATGAAGCagttatttcagtattttgagGAAACACTCCAGAAAGCTAACATTTGTTATCTATAATTCCCATGCCTTGCAAATTCTTCTTAAATCATAGAATTCCAATGAATCCTGATTTTAagattatcttttaaaataattgtttctaCACCCAAAACCAGCTATTCTGCCTAGGAACAATTTACTTGATGTAGTTCTCTTTactatgaaatatttcaagataaaaaaaaaaatctcaaaaccaTCTACATACAATAACAGAATATTTAGAAAGGAGctacctttttgttttaatcactgAGGCAACACAGGGGCCATGATTATACTGGGAAAGTACCAAAACCAAGCAACACAACCTACTCATATTTCCACAAAATATTAGAAGTTACTTCCGAAAGTTGCTCTACAATTGAAAACTGCTTGATAATTTGGCATTGATATTCCAGTGAtaattagaaaaacatttctgcttaatttattttaaaactcattCTTTGAACAACCACACTCTCACAAATCAGAATCCTAATTTATCTTCAAAAATACCTTCCTTGAACTCTCATTATCTGGAGTAATTAGATGCAAGTAttagccaggactgccaagTATAGCAGTGTAAGGATCTTGAATTGTGCAAAAAGCTCTCTGCACCCATCTTGGCAACACAGCCTGTAATACACTCCAAGCAGCAAGAAAAGAGCTAGTGACACTATTTTCAAAATGCCTGTGCTTATTTATTGTGTTCCACATCCTTATTTCACTATGCAggtcttttcacagaaaaaaaaacaatatattttaacaacataaacagctgaaaaagaaaactttggaCATTGAGTGAAGATTAGGAAGATGAAGTCTGGAATCACAGAGCACAACTCAGCAACTCTTATTTAAATGCAACTGAACTGCAGTGTTAACAagtcatgatttaaaaaaaactattttaaatggCTAAATTAATGTTTCAAATGCCTAGTTTTGAGATATTTTTCCATGAactgaaagcttttcttctgatCAGGCACAGTTTACAGTTAAAAACGTAGAATTTTAGATTATGAAGCAAAACACCAGAGTATCATGGCAGCAGATTCATGCTAATTATCTTTGCAACTGCGCATTAGGGAACGTGTCAGCCACCTAAGCAAGATAAAGATCAAGTGCTTTTTATTCACTCAGGCATGGTTAGACAGTCATTTCAATCCAACAAATCTATCCAGCTGGTAAAACAATACTACCTTTCCTCATATCCTAGCTTCTTTTTCCCTGCCACATCTCTTATGTCAAGAATAACATTCCTGTAACACTGAACTAGATTAGTTCCCTGGTTTGGCTCACTGTGCTTCCATTCAAATACTAATGCCAAGAAAACCCAGGGGTTAAGAACAAATTGCTGGCACCTACTGATAACAGTAAAGACATTCAGATTGAATTTACTACGTAGCCAGTAGTGGCACACAATTTATGAGATGATCGCAAGAGGAGCTCCAGACCCTTTCTCCACCTGCAATCTCCTCCTGGCaacattttctcctgctttatTCTCTGCTGGACCTGATGCTCGTATCACCCGTTAGCAAGCACCTTCACATGCTTAAACAGCCAAAAATGAACACAACAAGCAGCTGAATACTCTTCTGTTGTTTTAGTAAGCACAAGTGGTTTACGGAAGTATCAGAAAGTTCTCAAGCAGATAAAAGATCAAcggcacagccagggcaggaagagaaaatgtaCAAGTTCTCCAGTTTGACGCCAGCAAGCTGCCATACTGTGAAACCACAGCCTTAATTTCCCAAGTgagactcagaaaaaaaaaaactaaaaaaagtcCTGAATATCTATCACTTCATGCAGCCTTtaagaaagcatttgaaaatgtcaCTAGTGAAAGTGTTAAAGCACAGCAGTTATCAACTCTCTTCAGCGAGTACAAAAATTCAAAAATGCAGGAGAGAAGTGCTGTAATTTGCAAGCTTGCTTGCCCTTGAAATACCAAGTTTTCCAGAGATGGTTGCCATAAACTTCTGCAGAATctaaggtggtttttttttgaaaatgaaaagtacTTCTGGCCTTTCAAGCCACAAATAAAACTTATGAGAAATAAACACAAGAAGACTTTCCTGAGTTTATAGACATATGAGCAATGTAGTGCACTGTTTTGCTAAGAAACAGAGGAATATTATTTGTGACATTGTTCCTGGGATCAGGAAGAGTGCAATCAATAAAAAAAGAGTCACTAGAAAAGACCTACTATatagagaaggaaaattaatattgcATATagacaaggaaaagcaaaatgttgcTATCAGACTCCCATATGGTAATTACAAGTCTTATAAACAGTAAgcagaaaaagattattttcctcaccaaaaaaaaaaaaaaccagagtatTTGGGGTATTTATGTGAAACTCCTTAATTACTCACCTAATGGCTTTcataatttgaaaatgaaataagaactAGGGACTACTCattaattcagttttgtttcacaTCAGAAATATATACTCATACAAATTCAAACAAAAGCCTGTGAACTTACGTTGTTAGCAAGAATGCCCCATCACTGCATCTTTCTAGAGCTTTCCGTGCTGGAGGTTTTGCTGCAAACTCTACGAAACCTTTTCCTGTAGCTCTGCCACGATCATCTACTACAACAACAGCTCTTTCCACTGGGCCAAATTGAGAGAATGCTTGTTCCAGCAGCTCATTAGAAACCACAGGTGAAAGATTCTTGACTGTTAGGGCAGCTCCATGTGTAGCAAATCGAATTCGAAGTGGTCTGCTCTTCAAAATAGTACCATCAAGTTCTGCCTTTGCTATTTCAGCCAGCGTCCTAGATTCCTTTTTcaagatataaaatattttatatattttattttcaaagcaacagATATCACTTTAGTGGTTCACCCTCACCCACCCCTCCCAGAAAAgtaccaatttatttttttttcttagcttgaGCACATTGGCATCAGGGTCATTGAACTATCTATgtcccccctccaaaaaaaaaaaaaacacgtaAATTCCCTGTCCACTTattggagggggaaaaataaaaatcatttctCATCCCCTATGATTTAttctaaaaaattatatacGTTAAAAATTTTGATGCACCAGTAGAGAACTTAAATTCTTATTACGAAGGACgcatctgtgctgctttgtaAAGGCTTTCAGCAGAGTTGAAAACCTGATACTTTCTCACATTTACCTACTCAAATGTTCATATTCTGCATCCCTAGCTCTATGTAGcaggaaacagtattttcaagATTACACTAACATGTTTTGcgttttggtttgggtt
The Phalacrocorax aristotelis chromosome 1, bGulAri2.1, whole genome shotgun sequence DNA segment above includes these coding regions:
- the PSPC1 gene encoding paraspeckle component 1 isoform X4 — translated: MAANRNLKQVRIENSSPAAPLGMVGGGGGNLKGLRGLETESEAAAAMALVPSKEGGDEEQEVGFTIDIKSFLKPGEKSYTQRCRLFVGNLPTDITEEDFKRLFERYGEPSEVFINRDRGFGFIRLESRTLAEIAKAELDGTILKSRPLRIRFATHGAALTVKNLSPVVSNELLEQAFSQFGPVERAVVVVDDRGRATGKGFVEFAAKPPARKALERCSDGAFLLTTTPRPVVVEPMEQFDDEDGLPEKLMQKTQQYHKEREQPPRFAQPGTFEFEYASRWKALDEMEKQQREQVDRNIREAKEKLEAEMEAARHEHQLMLMRQDLMRRQEELRRLEELRNQELQKRKQIQLRHEEEHRRREEEMLRQREQEELRRQQEGGFKPNFMDNVK
- the PSPC1 gene encoding paraspeckle component 1 isoform X3, encoding MAANRNLKQVRIENSSPAAPLGMVGGGGGNLKGLRGLETESEAAAAMALVPSKEGGDEEQEVGFTIDIKSFLKPGEKSYTQRCRLFVGNLPTDITEEDFKRLFERYGEPSEVFINRDRGFGFIRLESRTLAEIAKAELDGTILKSRPLRIRFATHGAALTVKNLSPVVSNELLEQAFSQFGPVERAVVVVDDRGRATGKGFVEFAAKPPARKALERCSDGAFLLTTTPRPVVVEPMEQFDDEDGLPEKLMQKTQQYHKEREQPPRFAQPGTFEFEYASRWKALDEMEKQQREQVDRNIREAKEKLEAEMEAARHEHQLMLMRQDLMRRQEELRRLEELRNQELQKRKQIQLRHEEEHRRREEEMLRQREQEELRRQQEGGFKPNFMDNHIWSGLTF